The genome window GATGGCAGTTATTATTGAGTGTAGCTAGACGTTTGTCACTACACAAAACTTCCTCAACTTGGTTTCACAGCCACTAAAGATCAAAggagaagtggtggaggaggtggaggattacaaatacctgggagttgtaatcggcaacagactggactgggcatcaaacactgacgctgtgtgcaagaaggggatgagcagactctattttttgaGGAAGCTGAGagccttcaatgtgtgcagcaagatgttggagaccttttatcacagtgttgttgctggtgccatcttctttactgctgtgtgttggggaagcagcatcagagccagcgactctaatagactagacaaaatcatcaggaaaactggctctgtactgggactaaggctggagtccctggaaactgtggtggagaggaggacactgaagaaggttctgtctattatggacaataaacagcaccctctccaccacatagtggacagacagtggagcaccttctcacataggctgctccagctccgctgtcgtagggacagatacaggaaatccttcctgccacatgccacctcactgtacaataaaagctaaatcattgttctgcactaatcagtccgattttgcacaactgcactgtggcacacttgctgtacatatatttacatatacatactgtatctgcattttttgaatctttgcaaggactgctctaagctgctttttatattgacagcatgttaatttttagttttattttgtctacaattgctactcagtggtagttgttattgtgtcttgtctctatgctgtaactgcgaaataatttccctgctgggatgaataaagtaattctattctattctatttatatTTGGACACTGTTGGGTGTTTCAATAGGATAATGACCTcaaacacacatccacacaggttttggatggatggattaaacTGGCTAATATCAGGTGAATGAAAGGGCCAAGATCTCAACCTTTGTTAAAATTCGTGCCTTAATAGATTCATCAGTGCCAAGAAACCTACAAACCCACCAATTCAGTAATTCACATAAGACAGAAATCTGTAGAGAAAACAGAACAGCAAAACATAACATTACCATGAAGACCGACATCCTCGTCTGTGCACGTTGTTGGACTAAAGCAGGTACCACTTTCTGCCAGAAGGGGGGATTCTGTTATATTGGAACCCAGGCAGTGATACATTGCCTGGTACATTTCTGCCAGGCAGATGAGTTTCATCTATTTGAAGTGActgttaacaaaaatgtaaacttgtATGGAAATAAATGTGGTGCTCTAAGCTCGATGTGTTTTCAAATCTTTTAAAGAAGGTTTTATAGAGTTTACCATGTAATGTAATTTACCATGTAATtctaattaataaaatgaactaaGCCTTATAGTGCGAGCTCTGAGAGTGCCACAACGTTGGCAGTGCGGCAGAATGTTAGCAGACGTGTTATGCTGTCTGATATGCGCTCTGTGCCAACTAATGGGGTTAACTGAGGTTAATGGATTAGAGGTTCAGCTGCTTCTGACAGAACCTGCAGACGGAGGCTTCACTCCAGCTTCACACAGCGTTTCACTGAGGCACAGATAACTCACAGGTAGGTTCCCTCTTCTTGCTGGTTTTGGATCATGCGTTACTGATTATTTTCAAGGATTATTGTTACTATGAAATTTCTGTGTATAATCATCTTTTACGTCTATTTGCTTTgcttgcttcagaataaaagctcaCAGGAACAAGATTTTAGAAAGTAATGTTACAAAACTTCTGAGTCTCAAAGTCTTGGAATACTTTAGCTGACTCTGTGTGCTATTGGTTGACAGTGCAGAGGTAGAGAAATAAGTTCATCCATCATATGACTGCTGaatctggaaaatatttttattttaagttaaacgCTGAGGCAAAGTGAAATGTTCCTTCATCAAAACCTGATGTTTCCTGGAAGTCTCCAAGAACCCTCAGTAGAATTACTGTAGAAAAGTACAGAAGTGTATCACTGCCAGTCAGACACTTTAGGATGACAGTTATATTTGTATAATGACATATGAAAATATATCCCTCTAAAAGATTACTACTTCTTAAAAAGGCAGAGATTTAAGTCTCATTCAAACAAGAACGTTTCTTGTTATAACGCAGTGGtccccaaagtgtggggcgcagGAAGCAGTATCcatgaatgaaaagaaaacaaacaaaaaaacagttacacaaaagtgtttcactgtaaaggtGGTTTgtggtgtgttttgttgcaacctgaagtgtgaaataaacttcagaggagtttgaaaacaaaatatgtgtataggtttatctctggttgaacgatgtatgtgcccagttgattttttttttctttttacggGGGGATTTCATAGAGGgacccagaaaatctttgggaaccactgggggGAGGGGAGGGCAGAAGAAAAACTTTGGGAATCACTGTTATAACTAGATGCTGCTCCTGATAGTTAAAAGATTCCATAGAAAAGCACTTTGTTGTGAAAAATAGTGGTGAGTATTTATCACGCCTTGCACAATGCTTGCTAGAAGAAcaaaaatttcattaaaacctatttgaaaaaaaatcatcaagaCGATAACACTATGTCTGGTGTTACAGTGTAGTGCTGTGTAAACGTGGTTAGTATCATGTAATGTTTTGTACAGacctttaaagaaaatcttgttCTGGTTTAGCTTTAAATAAGCTTCTTTATTAGCACCAGGATTTGCATGTCAAAGACAACACAATAAACTCAAGAAACatgtttcctctgctgctgGAAGTCCTGCACCATCTGCTCTGGGTCTTATTCTCACTACAGCACATGTCTGATTAACGTTCAGTGGACAGAAGGAGCAGAAGCTGAGCATCTGCTCTGACGTCACTGCACATAAATACTTATGTGCGAAATGTTTATGTGGTTTACTCTCTAGTCACTGATACAATGCCGCAAACTTACATAGTATCTAATAGGAGAGCACATGGCTTTTATTCTTCACCAAACCAATAAAGTATGAGTCAGTCAGGGTTCCTGggaaagaaaactgatttagaCCTCAGCTTTCCTCCATACTCTGGCATCTAGTAAACaactacactttttttttccatctgttaaCCTGAACATCTCTGCTGAACTGAAAAATAACTTCTAAACACCTCTTTTAGGGACTTTAATATTTGCTCAAGCTGTAAACATCTATTTCCTTGGTAGAGTGAGGTTAGAGAGGTCATGTTTGCTTGATCAGGAACAGATTGGACTCATCAGAATCCTCCCGGCTTTAAGGTTCACAACACAAGCAGAGCACAAGCTGCCTGTTTACAAAATATCTGCATATGGCCAAGCAAATCCCACACCCATcctataacacacacacacacacacacacacacacacacacacacacacacacacacacacacacacacacacacacacaatccgacacacccgcacacatgcacacacatatgTTTGTTTCTCTATCTTTGCAGAAATTttcattgacttccattcatttctacagcatAATCCTGATCCTGACACTGATCATTACCAGTACATGCTTAACCCTAAGCCTAACCAAATATCATTTCACACTTTagtcctaaccctaacccaaaaaacagaatttcCCCTCAATGTAATATGTGTTAGGAAAATAGTCCCTgcaatgtattaaataaataatacacacaaacaaactgttGAAATGGTGACAAGTGTTTTGGAGATATAGATTTAAAACAATGCCAGTTAACTGTGTTTACAAGATGGATGTACTTTTTACAtatcctgtgtgtgtgtgtgtgtgtgtgtgtgtgtgtgtgcgtgtgtgtaggtgtgtgtgtgtgtgtgtgtgtgtgtctcagtgaACTGAGTAGGATGGAAGGTCTTCCACTGAAGATGCCCCAGGCCATCGTCTTACAAGAAGTCAAAGATAATGTCAAAGTGACAATGCCTGATTACCTCAGCATATTACGGGAAACAGCGGTACGGATGCTTTCTTTACTCTGTCTTTATGTGTTTCATATGTTTCTTTGTTCAGTGTTCCATGCAGCTCTGGGCATGCTAGAGAACAGAATTTTATCTAGCCTCTGAGGTAAATTTAGCTTACATGACATGGCCCATGTCATCAGAATGTGAACCAAATGTCAGTACATTTTACACTAAGAATGGATATAATTTTGCTGAACAATGAAAATATAGACAGAAGCCACATGATTTCCCTTAATGGGGTTAACAAAAAGTAAgtcaattttaaaagtttttagcTCCAGTAAAGCAGGTAGTAAAAGGTTGCATATTGTTTCCTGATATTACAGTACGAGTTCAGCTTGGAGAACTGGGTGTTAACTGGCTTACAGAACGGCCCCACCCACCATCAGCGGCCTCAGCCATTCACCTCTCCATCCGAACTTTTACCATCTTGTCCTCCGTACTGGATGATGTTCAGCAGCCCACAGCAGAGTCGTCTGGCCAGCCGCCACAGTTCTGACTTTTGGGAACCAAACCCTCGACAACGCTCCTATAGCCTCAACCCTGCTGTACTTCGCACCACCTTCACCATCTCAGACTCGGAGGATGAAGGAGGAAATACTGTGCAGGAAGCCAAGGAAAACCTGACAGCTAAAGCTTGTTTGAAGGAAGAGCACCCAGCTGCTTCATGTCAGAGCGGtcaaaaaaaagcacagagagCCTTCATCCCAGACCTGCTGAATCCTCCGTCCTGCCTGAGCAGCCTCCCCCACAAGCGCAGGAAGAACCTCCGGCAGTGTTCTGTCTCTGGGACAGACATGTCCAAAAAACAAGAGTCCAACATGGACAGTCAGCCTTTGAGCTCATTCTCATGCAAAGCTCTCAACACCAGGACCTATACCATCGACAAATCCACTGACAACCATAAAACAGCAGATATGGTAAGACATGCTCTTCATATTACATCTTAACAACTTGATCATTTGTGGGAAAAAGTACTTCTCtccatctttttctttcagctgagACAATCGTTATTATGTATGTGAATTAGGACATAAACGTACATGCACTGAGTTGTATTCTTTACAGTATAATTTGCTATGCCCTCAAACATTGTCCATCATTACCACTAATTCAGCTGAAAGTCAGTCTCAGAGCTCATTACCACTCTCATCCAAATGagcatttttattgctttttttgcaCAACATGAGAACATAAACCTACTATAAAGCAATTTACACCAAGTCAATGCAGAACTGGTTGATGATGACATGGGTTactttttcaataatattcagtAACAGTAGAGATATTAATGGATATAGGGAAAGCTAAAAGTGTCACAATATGCTTTGCAAAGACTTCAATTAAacttaaaaccagacattacaCCACTAGATACTAGACACTTAGATATTTACCATGTGCTGAACTCTGTTCTGTTCATATGTCCTGTCTTCATACAGCTTCTCTCTGCTTTGTGTTAAATTATGTCCAGGAGTTTTTGATAATTGTTTAATCTGCATAGAACAAAATATGCACTGGTCAACAATCATGGATTCACTGCAGTGGGTACAGCATCTTATGAACAACAGCTCTTTACCTTAGCATCATACCAATGgatatttttaaagtctgtatTAATCCATTGCACTGTTACTAAATCAACAAATTTACAACATACAATTTA of Xiphophorus couchianus chromosome 4, X_couchianus-1.0, whole genome shotgun sequence contains these proteins:
- the ubap1lb gene encoding ubiquitin-associated protein 1-like isoform X1 yields the protein MYFLHILCVCVCVCVCVCVCVGVCVCVCVCLSELSRMEGLPLKMPQAIVLQEVKDNVKVTMPDYLSILRETAYEFSLENWVLTGLQNGPTHHQRPQPFTSPSELLPSCPPYWMMFSSPQQSRLASRHSSDFWEPNPRQRSYSLNPAVLRTTFTISDSEDEGGNTVQEAKENLTAKACLKEEHPAASCQSGQKKAQRAFIPDLLNPPSCLSSLPHKRRKNLRQCSVSGTDMSKKQESNMDSQPLSSFSCKALNTRTYTIDKSTDNHKTADMMCLRPNCCRAHHRASPCGSQSSALDSSVELLSALSPEERELLRVITGRGYPLRTAIIALQRAGQQTPDQILSYLVACEHLCQLGYDMAQVEEALEMFQNCETKAEEFLLLLTQFNEMGFQPHTVKEVLLVHENHRERALEELMMRVA
- the ubap1lb gene encoding ubiquitin-associated protein 1-like isoform X2, producing MEGLPLKMPQAIVLQEVKDNVKVTMPDYLSILRETAYEFSLENWVLTGLQNGPTHHQRPQPFTSPSELLPSCPPYWMMFSSPQQSRLASRHSSDFWEPNPRQRSYSLNPAVLRTTFTISDSEDEGGNTVQEAKENLTAKACLKEEHPAASCQSGQKKAQRAFIPDLLNPPSCLSSLPHKRRKNLRQCSVSGTDMSKKQESNMDSQPLSSFSCKALNTRTYTIDKSTDNHKTADMMCLRPNCCRAHHRASPCGSQSSALDSSVELLSALSPEERELLRVITGRGYPLRTAIIALQRAGQQTPDQILSYLVACEHLCQLGYDMAQVEEALEMFQNCETKAEEFLLLLTQFNEMGFQPHTVKEVLLVHENHRERALEELMMRVA